From Streptomyces sp. NBC_01754, a single genomic window includes:
- a CDS encoding HAD family hydrolase translates to MTPHRILSWSPSAIVFDCDGTLMDTERHWVEARNITFRTFGLRPPAGFGERAKGVHYVECGALMAEETGKPDLVDDLTDTLLRHFTALVDEDPVTMPGASALVRLAARHLPLAVASNCPREMVESCLDRAGLLGCFGHVVVAGANVRPKPQPDVYSVAARLCGVPPEEALAVEDSLTGMESARRAGLRVLGTGPCPPGPAGEAADLWVSSLADPELASWARTHIGS, encoded by the coding sequence ATGACACCTCATCGCATCCTTTCCTGGTCCCCGTCCGCGATCGTCTTCGACTGCGACGGCACCCTGATGGACACGGAACGTCACTGGGTGGAAGCCCGGAACATCACCTTCCGCACGTTCGGCCTCAGGCCCCCGGCCGGATTCGGCGAACGGGCCAAGGGCGTCCACTACGTGGAGTGCGGCGCCCTCATGGCCGAGGAGACCGGAAAACCGGACCTCGTCGACGACCTCACCGACACCCTCCTCCGCCACTTCACCGCCCTGGTCGACGAGGATCCCGTCACCATGCCGGGAGCGTCGGCGCTGGTCAGGCTGGCCGCCCGGCATCTGCCACTGGCTGTCGCGAGCAACTGCCCGCGGGAGATGGTGGAGTCCTGCCTGGACCGGGCCGGGCTGCTGGGCTGCTTCGGCCATGTGGTGGTCGCCGGCGCCAACGTACGGCCCAAGCCGCAGCCGGACGTCTACAGCGTCGCCGCCCGCCTCTGCGGCGTACCGCCCGAGGAGGCCCTGGCCGTCGAGGACTCGCTCACGGGCATGGAATCGGCCCGCCGGGCCGGCCTTCGCGTCCTCGGTACCGGCCCCTGCCCGCCCGGGCCCGCCGGGGAGGCCGCCGACCTGTGGGTCTCCAGCCTCGCCGACCCCGAGCTGGCCTCCTGGGCCCGTACCCACATCGGCTCCTAG
- the dhaL gene encoding dihydroxyacetone kinase subunit DhaL, protein MTTAAFDGAPTRDWMNRFAASVYATEAELTELDQRVGDGDFGNNLAAGVRAAQRLLDAAGEGAGPSETGPSETLGCMATAFLDEIGGTSGPLFGLLFQALSRAASGSGLTTGGLADGVEQGLAAIRRVGDAAPGDKTLVDALTPAAAALRAAGDVPPADALALAADAAWQGVRDTAGLAARMGRASYLGERVTGIPDPGAVGVALLFASAVDSVRSLAPHLPDAG, encoded by the coding sequence ATGACGACGGCCGCTTTCGACGGGGCGCCGACACGCGACTGGATGAACCGCTTCGCCGCCTCGGTGTACGCCACCGAGGCCGAGCTGACGGAGCTCGACCAGCGGGTCGGCGACGGTGACTTCGGGAACAACCTCGCCGCGGGGGTCCGGGCCGCCCAGCGGCTGCTGGACGCGGCGGGAGAGGGGGCGGGCCCCTCGGAGACCGGCCCCTCGGAGACGCTGGGATGTATGGCCACGGCCTTCCTCGACGAGATCGGTGGTACCAGTGGTCCGCTTTTCGGCCTGCTCTTCCAGGCGTTGAGCAGGGCCGCGTCGGGTTCCGGTCTCACGACGGGCGGTTTGGCGGACGGTGTCGAGCAGGGGCTCGCGGCGATCCGCCGTGTGGGTGATGCGGCGCCCGGCGACAAGACGCTGGTCGACGCGCTGACGCCGGCCGCGGCGGCGTTGCGGGCCGCCGGAGACGTACCGCCCGCCGACGCGCTGGCCCTGGCGGCGGACGCCGCCTGGCAGGGCGTACGGGACACGGCCGGTCTGGCGGCCCGCATGGGGCGGGCGAGCTATCTCGGCGAACGGGTGACGGGCATTCCCGACCCCGGGGCGGTCGGCGTAGCCCTCCTGTTCGCCTCCGCCGTCGACTCCGTGCGCAGCCTCGCCCCGCACCTCCCCGACGCCGGATGA
- a CDS encoding dihydroxyacetone kinase subunit DhaK — protein MARYFENSADGLVPDALSGFARAHADLVEYDGADGYVTARHTAPERRVGLLSGGGSGHEPMHAGYVGAGMLDAACPGRVFASPHNRQIYRASLAAAREDGVLHVVKNYTGDRINFGIAAERLADQDITCARVLVDDDLASDSEGIAAGRRGTGGTVLVEKILGGAADTGMGIGDLAELGTAVVGRCRTLAVASAAHHGPSTGERAFDLPAGELEYGVGIHGERADRTRPQGRVAALVEEMSDALLAELRPGAAEPVVALVNGLGSVTSLELYGIFGELGRVLDARGVRLARQLVGEYVTALDMRGFSLTLLVAGPDVLDFYDAPVHTPALRW, from the coding sequence ATGGCCAGGTACTTCGAGAACAGCGCCGACGGTCTTGTTCCCGATGCGCTGTCCGGCTTCGCCCGCGCGCACGCGGACCTCGTGGAGTACGACGGCGCGGACGGATATGTCACCGCCCGGCACACGGCACCCGAGCGGCGGGTGGGCCTCCTGTCGGGCGGCGGGTCGGGACACGAGCCGATGCACGCCGGTTACGTCGGCGCGGGGATGCTCGACGCGGCCTGTCCCGGGCGTGTCTTCGCCTCCCCGCACAACCGGCAGATCTACCGGGCCTCCCTGGCGGCGGCCAGGGAGGACGGCGTGCTGCACGTCGTCAAGAACTACACGGGCGACCGGATCAACTTCGGTATCGCCGCCGAGCGCCTGGCCGACCAGGACATCACCTGCGCACGGGTCCTCGTCGACGACGACCTCGCCTCCGACTCCGAGGGCATCGCCGCAGGACGCCGGGGGACCGGCGGCACGGTGCTGGTGGAGAAGATCCTGGGCGGAGCCGCCGACACCGGCATGGGGATCGGGGACCTGGCGGAACTCGGCACCGCGGTGGTGGGCCGGTGCCGGACGCTCGCGGTCGCGTCCGCCGCGCACCATGGCCCGAGCACGGGCGAACGGGCGTTCGACTTGCCGGCCGGGGAGCTCGAGTACGGCGTGGGGATCCACGGGGAACGCGCCGACCGTACCCGGCCGCAGGGGCGTGTGGCGGCCCTGGTGGAGGAGATGTCCGACGCGCTGCTGGCCGAGCTGCGCCCGGGAGCCGCCGAGCCCGTCGTAGCGCTCGTCAACGGCCTGGGATCGGTCACCTCGCTGGAGCTGTACGGGATCTTCGGTGAGCTGGGGCGGGTGCTCGACGCCCGGGGGGTGCGGCTCGCCCGTCAGCTCGTCGGGGAGTACGTCACCGCGCTCGACATGCGGGGCTTCTCCCTGACCCTGCTGGTGGCCGGACCCGACGTGCTGGACTTCTACGACGCGCCGGTCCACACCCCGGCGCTGCGCTGGTGA
- a CDS encoding DUF998 domain-containing protein: MRSVPWWILLSSACAPVFLVVGWTVSEVLQGPGYDPAAATISLLAADGAHGYWVMTPALVGLGVCHVTTACGLRPAARAGRVALGGGGLSAMLLALFPAPSSGGSLDHGAVVTVGFCLLALWPVLAVRRGALARPSAAAPPWGLRLRPAFMAAGLMWLGGAWFLLALFVHDTAGAAERVVTFAQSFWPLVVVLSCVRRSGGGQPPV, translated from the coding sequence ATGCGTTCCGTCCCCTGGTGGATCCTGCTCTCCTCGGCCTGCGCGCCGGTCTTCCTGGTCGTCGGCTGGACCGTCTCGGAGGTCCTCCAGGGGCCGGGTTACGACCCCGCCGCCGCCACGATCAGCCTTCTGGCGGCAGACGGTGCCCACGGTTACTGGGTGATGACCCCGGCCCTGGTCGGCCTGGGAGTCTGCCATGTGACCACCGCGTGCGGGCTGCGCCCGGCGGCGCGCGCCGGCCGGGTGGCGCTCGGCGGCGGGGGACTGTCGGCCATGCTGCTGGCGCTGTTCCCGGCGCCCAGCAGCGGCGGGTCGCTGGATCACGGGGCGGTGGTGACGGTCGGCTTCTGCCTCCTCGCCCTGTGGCCGGTGCTGGCCGTGCGACGCGGTGCCTTGGCCCGCCCTTCGGCGGCCGCCCCGCCCTGGGGGCTGCGCCTCCGGCCGGCCTTCATGGCCGCCGGGCTGATGTGGCTGGGCGGTGCCTGGTTCCTGCTCGCCCTGTTCGTCCACGACACGGCCGGGGCCGCCGAGCGCGTCGTCACGTTCGCACAGTCGTTCTGGCCTCTGGTGGTGGTGCTCTCCTGCGTACGGAGGAGCGGTGGTGGACAACCGCCCGTATGA